A stretch of DNA from Streptomyces sp. NBC_01197:
CGGTGGGCCCTGTGCACGATCTCGGAGTACACCGGCTTGTGGTGCCAGAGGTCGGACTCTCCGACGAAGATGGTCGCCCGCAGGGCGGCGGTACCGCTCGGCCCGGTCATGTCTGCCTCCACGCCACTGCGCGGCGTGACACCCACACCGCGCTCCACACCGCTGCGAGAGCCGCGAGCAGTGTCAGTCCGAGATACGCCAGGCCGGTACGGGCGTGGCCGCCGTCCACCAGCCGCTGGACGTCCACCGCGCAGGTGGAGAACGTGGTGAATCCGCCGAGCACCCCGGTGCCGAAGAACGGGCGCACCAACCGGTGCGCCGCCCACACATCGGTGATCACCACCATGAACACCCCGATCACGGCGCACCCCACGACATTCACCAGCAGGGTCGTCCAGGGGAAACCGCCGGCCGCGGTTGGCCAGAGCAGCCCGGCGCCGTACCGGGCCGACGCTCCGGCGACGCCGCCGAGTGACACCACCCCCGGCACCGGCCACGGACCGAGCAGCGGGCCGTGGCGCCGGGCACGCCGTGCGGCGGGCAGCGGCGGCGTACCGCCGGGGCCCGGTCCGGGCGGCTGATCCACTGTGCGGTCCGCACCCATGGACATCCGTCTCCTGGTCGCAGGGCTGCCGCGCACGGCACGGCTGCGATTTCAGGCTAGCGTCGGGCGGCCGGGCCCCGCCATCCGGACGTGGCGCGCTCAGCCCACCTCGCGGTGGCCCTTGACCAGCTCCAGATACATCGCCGCGTTGAGCTTGATGCCCTCGCGCTCCTCGTCGGTCAGCTCGCGCTTGACCTTCGCCGGGACCCCGGCGACCAGCGATCCGGGCGGGACCCGCATCCCCTGCGGGACGAGGGCCTGGGCGGCGATCAGTGAACCGGCCCCGATGTGCGCTCCGTTGAGGACTGTGGCGCCCATCCCGACGAGTACGTCGTCCTCAACCGTGCACCCGTGCAGTACCGCGTTGTGCCCCACGGACACCCGCTCGCCGACCGTGACCGGGAACCCCGGGTCGACATGCACCGTGCAGTTGTCCTGGATGTTGCTGTCGGCGCCGACCACGATCGGCCCGCAGTCGGCCCGCAGCACCGTGTGGTACCAGACGCTGGAACCGGCGGCCAGCGTCACATCGCCGATGACGACGGACGTCGGCGCCGTGAAGGACTGCGGGTCGATCACCGGCTGCCGGCCGCCGACACCGCTGATCAAGGACTGCTCCGCCACTGCTGTCTCCTTGCTTCCCGCTCTACCGGGACCGGGGATTGCTCCATGTGGTGCGCGCCGCGCCCTCCGGCACCGTAAGCGACGCTGGGTCGAAGATCACAGTCCGCCCCTCTGATCGCCGCCCGGCCCGCTGAGTACGGTGTGGGGGTGGCCCGGAACAGAAACACGTTCTCATCGCTGACATCCCGTGCACTGCACGCCGGATGGCAGTGGGTGCAGCGGGCGGGCGCGGTGACGGCGGAACGGCCGGGGAAGCTGCGCTTCCGCCGGATCGGCGCCGGAACGAGACTCGCCTTTCCGCAGGGCGCCGTCTTCGGTGAACCCTGGATCGAGCTGGGTGACCACTGCATCATCGGTGAACAGGTCACGCTCACGGCCGGGATGATGCCCGATCTGGACCTCGGACCCGAGCCGATCCTGACGCTGGGCGACGGTGTCGTGCTCGGGCGAGGCAGCCATGTGATCGCCGACACCAGGGTCACCGTCGGATCGGACACCTACTGCGGCCCGTACGTCTACATCACGTCCACGAACCACAGTTACGACGATCCGCACGAGCCCGTCGGCAAGCAGTGGCCGCGGACCGAGCCCGTGGTCATCGGGCCAGGATGCTGGCTCGGGACCGGCGCGGTCATCCTGCCGGGCGCCCGGCTCGGCCGCAATGTCGTGGTCGCGGCGGGCGCGGTGGTACGCGGCGAGGTGCCCGACCACGCGGTGGTCGCCGGAGCGCCCGCGCGGATCGTACGGAGCTGGGACGCGGAGAACGGGTGGCAGCCCCCGCTGCGTACACCCGCCCCCGTGCCCATACCGGCGGGCGTCACCCCGGAGCAGCTGCTCGCCCTCGGCAGCCTGGAGCCGGACGTTTCCTGACCGCTCGGGCTCCCCGCGCCTCTTCGTCAGCCGGTCGCGAGCAGTACCGTCCCCACCAGCGCGAGCCCCGCCCCCGCGGCCTGTACCGCGCGCAGACGCTCCTTGAGGAATCCGCGCGCCGCCAGCGCCGTGATCACCGGGTAGAGGGAGGCCAGCACGGCGGCGACAGTGACCGGTCCCGAGTGGGCCGCGAGCGAGTAGGTGCCGTTGGCCGCCACATCGGCGAGGCCGACGAAGGCGAGCGCCGGCAGCGACCGCAGGATCAGCCCCGCCCCACCGCCCTCGGGCAGCGCACGCGTCCCGCGCCGTACCGAGACGTACAGGGCCGTCCCGCCGACCGCCACATTGGCGACGCGCTGGACGAACAGGGCGAGGAAGAGGCCGGTGACGGTGGTGGACGCCTCGGAGATCAGGGACATCACCGTGCCGAAGCCCACGGCGGCGACCAGCGTCAGCGCGACCGCCTGCCGCTGCACGGGCGCTCCCCGCAGCTCGGGCCCGCCCGCGAGCACCACGCCCGCGAGGGCCACCGCGATCCCGGCGAACTGCGGCAGGCCGGGCCGTTCACCGAGCACCAGCCCGACGCCGACCGGGACGACGACACCGAGTGAGCCGAGCGGTGACACCACGCCCATCGGCCCGAGTGCCAGAGCTTTGTAGAAACTGAGCATCGCCACCGGCCCCGCCACGCCGGCCGCCACGGCGAACCAGAGCTGCGGGCCGGATTCACTCCAGCCGCCGGTGGCCACCACGATCGAGCCGAGCACCACCACCGCCACCGTCTGCGAGACGACGACCACCGTCAGGGCGGGTATCCGCCGGGTGAGGAGTCCGCCGCCGAAGTCGGCCAGCCCCCACAGCAGGCTGGTCGCCAGGGCGAAGAGGGCAGTCATGAGGGCCTCGCAGTACAGTGCGGTGAATCGGTGAGTGCACCACACGGTAGTGCAGGATATTGAACTCTGTCATCCAAAATAATGGACGGCCCGAATAATGGACGGAACGTGTCGGACTTCGACCAGCTCACGCAGTCGCTCGCCCGGAACCTCAAGCGCTGGCGCGGCGAGCGGGGTTTCACGCTCGACGCGCTGGCGGCCCGTGCGGGGGTCAGCCGAGGCATGATCATCCAGATCGAGCAGGCCCGGACGAACCCCAGTGTCGGCACCACGGTGAAGCTCGCGGACGCCCTCGGGGTCAGCATCACCACGCTCCTCGACTACGAGCAGGGACCGCAGGTCAGAATCGTCCCGGCCGACCAGGCGGTCCGTATGTGGGGTACGGAGGCGGGCAGCCACACGGTTCTGCTCGTCGGCGACGAGACGCGCGGTCCGCTGGAGATGTGGGCCTGGCGGCTGATGCCCGGTGAGGGCAGCGCATCGGACGCGCACCCGCCGGGGACGGTGGAGCTTCTCCACGTCACCGCTGGTGAACTCACGCTGGTCGCCGACGGGGTGGCGCACTCCCTACCGGCCGGGACCTCGGCGACCTTCGAGGCCAATGTGGAGCACGCCTACCGCAACGAGGGCACGGAGACGGTCGAGATGACGATGGCGGTCTCCATCCCGCCGGTCGGCCGGCAGCGCCCGTAGTCCGGCCCGCCGGTGGTCCCTGAGGGGGCCCGGCCTGCTCTCCCCGGCTCGCCGCCCCGGGCGGAACGGGTGTGCGGCAGGCCGAACCGGGGTACGCGCGGCGGCTGTTAGCGTGAGCCGTATGCGCGCTCCCATCGGTACCTTCGAGGATGTCCGCCACGCCCGGGACTGCCTGGACCTGCTCACCGCACCGGTCGCCGACGCCGTGCGGCACTGGCAGGGGGACGTCCCGGTCCAGGAGCTGATCTACGTGGACAGCGACCCGGAGATCGCCGACACCGCTGCCTTCGTGGCGCACTACGGCCCTGAGCTGCTCGACGTCTCGGCGAACTGTGTCGTCGTCGCCGGCAAGCGCGGCGGAGAGACCTCGCTCGCCGCCTGCCTGGTGCTCTCCCGCACCCGCCTCGACGTGAACGGCGCCGTCCGCAGGCGACTCGGCGCGCGCAAGGCGTCCTTCGCGCCCATGGGCACGGCAACCGGCGAGACCGGCATGGAGTACGGCGGGGTCACTCCGGTCGGACTGCCCGCCGCCTGGCCGCTGCTCGTGGACTCCGCCGTGGTGGACCTGGAATGGGTGCTGGTCGGCAGCGGCAGCCGCAGGGGCAAGCTGATCGTTCCCGGCAAGGCGTTCGCCGGGCTGCCGGGCGCGGTCGTCATCGAGGGGCTGGGCGGCTGAGGCAAGCCGGGACTGCTGTCGGTCCCGGCGGGGCCGGTCAGCCCAGAGCCGGGAGCTCTATGGCCGGGCACCGGTCCATGACCATGTCACGTCCGGCCTCCCGCACCCGCCCGTACGCCGCCTCGTCGATCACTCCGAGCTGGAACCAGACGGCCTTGGCGCCGATGGCCACCGCCTCGTCGGCGACCGCGCCCGCCAGATCACTGTTGACGAAGACATCGACCACGTCGACCGGGAACGGGATGTCGGAGAGCGACGCGTACCCCTGCTCGCCGTGGACCGTCTCCGCCTTGGGATGGACCGGCACGACGCGCTTGCCGTAGCGCTGGAGCACCCCGGCCACGCCGAACGCCGACCGCCCCCTGTTGTTCGAGAGACCCACCACCGCCCAGGTGTCGCCGGTCGTGGTGAGGATCTTGCGGATGGTGTCCGAGTCTGCGTACATGACCGGACAACGGAGTACCGGCCAGGACTGTTCCCGCAGGGCCGCATAGGCTGGCCCGATGCAGGAGCAGTACCGGACAGTCGCCCGCGAGGGTGTGCACGAGACCGAGGTCAGCAGATCGCGCTTCATCTGCGCACTGGCACCCGCCGCGACCGAGGAGGAGGCGCAGGCCTT
This window harbors:
- a CDS encoding YbaK/EbsC family protein, with translation MRAPIGTFEDVRHARDCLDLLTAPVADAVRHWQGDVPVQELIYVDSDPEIADTAAFVAHYGPELLDVSANCVVVAGKRGGETSLAACLVLSRTRLDVNGAVRRRLGARKASFAPMGTATGETGMEYGGVTPVGLPAAWPLLVDSAVVDLEWVLVGSGSRRGKLIVPGKAFAGLPGAVVIEGLGG
- a CDS encoding acyltransferase, whose protein sequence is MARNRNTFSSLTSRALHAGWQWVQRAGAVTAERPGKLRFRRIGAGTRLAFPQGAVFGEPWIELGDHCIIGEQVTLTAGMMPDLDLGPEPILTLGDGVVLGRGSHVIADTRVTVGSDTYCGPYVYITSTNHSYDDPHEPVGKQWPRTEPVVIGPGCWLGTGAVILPGARLGRNVVVAAGAVVRGEVPDHAVVAGAPARIVRSWDAENGWQPPLRTPAPVPIPAGVTPEQLLALGSLEPDVS
- a CDS encoding CoA-binding protein; this encodes MYADSDTIRKILTTTGDTWAVVGLSNNRGRSAFGVAGVLQRYGKRVVPVHPKAETVHGEQGYASLSDIPFPVDVVDVFVNSDLAGAVADEAVAIGAKAVWFQLGVIDEAAYGRVREAGRDMVMDRCPAIELPALG
- a CDS encoding fluoride efflux transporter FluC; the protein is MGADRTVDQPPGPGPGGTPPLPAARRARRHGPLLGPWPVPGVVSLGGVAGASARYGAGLLWPTAAGGFPWTTLLVNVVGCAVIGVFMVVITDVWAAHRLVRPFFGTGVLGGFTTFSTCAVDVQRLVDGGHARTGLAYLGLTLLAALAAVWSAVWVSRRAVAWRQT
- a CDS encoding gamma carbonic anhydrase family protein; its protein translation is MAEQSLISGVGGRQPVIDPQSFTAPTSVVIGDVTLAAGSSVWYHTVLRADCGPIVVGADSNIQDNCTVHVDPGFPVTVGERVSVGHNAVLHGCTVEDDVLVGMGATVLNGAHIGAGSLIAAQALVPQGMRVPPGSLVAGVPAKVKRELTDEEREGIKLNAAMYLELVKGHREVG
- a CDS encoding helix-turn-helix domain-containing protein, with protein sequence MSDFDQLTQSLARNLKRWRGERGFTLDALAARAGVSRGMIIQIEQARTNPSVGTTVKLADALGVSITTLLDYEQGPQVRIVPADQAVRMWGTEAGSHTVLLVGDETRGPLEMWAWRLMPGEGSASDAHPPGTVELLHVTAGELTLVADGVAHSLPAGTSATFEANVEHAYRNEGTETVEMTMAVSIPPVGRQRP
- a CDS encoding DMT family transporter; this encodes MTALFALATSLLWGLADFGGGLLTRRIPALTVVVVSQTVAVVVLGSIVVATGGWSESGPQLWFAVAAGVAGPVAMLSFYKALALGPMGVVSPLGSLGVVVPVGVGLVLGERPGLPQFAGIAVALAGVVLAGGPELRGAPVQRQAVALTLVAAVGFGTVMSLISEASTTVTGLFLALFVQRVANVAVGGTALYVSVRRGTRALPEGGGAGLILRSLPALAFVGLADVAANGTYSLAAHSGPVTVAAVLASLYPVITALAARGFLKERLRAVQAAGAGLALVGTVLLATG